Below is a window of Agrobacterium vitis DNA.
GGTGCGAAGCGATACACCCTTTGTCCACGATTGCCGAAGAGGTCGATGAGCGGCGTGATATCCGCGCTCTCTTCCTCAACGAGACCAGACGATCTCTGTGTCTCCTCAAGAGGTTCCGCCATGATCGCCACCAGGGTCAGTTTTTCGATGCCAAAGCCCGGGTCAATCTTTTCCGTCCGGTCCCTGAACAACTTCGTCAACCAGGCCACATCGCGTGCCGCCTTCGCGGTGCCCACCCGTAGAGCCTGGGTGGTGTTATCCACCCTATGGACGATAAGATCGAGCCTGCGGCCCCCCAGGCCTTGTCTGTGAAGTTCGTTGCAGAGCTCCCCAACCAGTCGACCGACATATTTGTTGATCGTTTCGGCAGCCCCGATCGGTTCCTGGAACGCGCGGCTGACCTCAATTCGTTCCGGGCTGCGAATAGGGTCGATCGGTTCGTTGAGGCGGCCGAAAATCTGATCGAGGCGGCGCGCGATGTCTGGACCGAAACGCAGTGTCAGCGGCGCGCGCGGTGTCGCAGAAAGCTCACCGATGGTTCGAAAGCCAAGGGTCCTCAGGTCATTTACGATTTTTTTTGGCAGCCTCAGCAAGGACACTGGTAAGCGCTGGACGGCGCGAGCGGTTTCGCTGCGGGGCACGATCATCACTTCCTGGCTGATGGCCCGTGCACAGGCATGCGCGGCACCCCAGGTATCCGCGATGGCAATACGCACCGTCAGTCCCCTGCCGCGAAAACGATTGGCGATGCCGGTCAACATCGCAAGCTCTCCGCCCTGTAGATGATCGGCACCCTCGGTATCCATGACGATACCATTTGGAGCATCGATGGCGACGATCGGCGAATATTGAGCGAGTACCCATAATGTGATGCGTTCAAGAGCCAAAGCGTCGGCCACCGGATCGGCATCGATCATCAGAAGCCCCTGGAACAGGGCCTGGGCCTTTGCGGCCTGCATTCCCACACGCACGCCCGCCTTTTTAGCTGCCGCATCTACCGCTGACACCCATCGTTTTGAGCCGGTCCTGGCGATCATGGCGATCGCTTGCTCAACCGGAATGGTGGGATCGGCGCGACGAATGCGATCCGTCGGCAGATCTGGAAGATAGATCGATACGACCCTGGTCATCACACGCTCCAACGATAAACTCAGCACACTCGCCTGCACGCGATCTCATCAGTTCCAGCAACCAGGTTGCCCGCCCCACACCGGGCACGGGCAATTCCTGCGATGGCAACACGCTGACCCTCCAACGGGTGGTCGATGCGGTCGGTTGGCCATAATCATTGGCTTCTGTCTGTCGTCGCCATCTGCGAACAACGAGCGCCAACGTACCCTTCTTTTCGGCAGCAAGTTGAAGGCGTCTGCTTGCCAGCATCGGTAGCCGGACCAGTTCGCCAACAACGGCGCCAAGGCCGCCATAAGACAGCGCCTCCTCCATGGACGCGAGGACGTCCTTTTCCGTGTCTCCCTCTACAAAAATGACGCGATTTGCATCGAGACCGACCTGGGCCAGTGCCGGAAAGAACAGATCCGGCCGTGTCAGGCACCAGACGATCTTTCCTTTCGTTCTCGCTGCAATCCCGGCTGCAAACAGGGCAGCGGCGGCTCCATCGACCGTGTCGGCGCCACCGCCCGCAAACTCATGCAGTGCGCCGCGAGCAAGACCACCTCCCGGCAGCGTGGCATCGATCTCGTCCAGGTCGAACGGCAAAGACCCAGACTGCTTCGAAAAGCCTCCTTCAAGAGAAGCAATCCGATCACGAAGATCGGCTATGGCGTGCTCGCGCGTAGCCGTCATTGTTCACGTAAATCCTCTCGGTCCGTGGTGCCCATTAGAACGGTATCATGCCGTTTTGACTGCTAATGTTCTTTGTTTGTTCTAACGTTGAAAAAGAGTCAAGCGGATATAAAATGGGAACATTTTTCCGTTCTTTAGCAGAACAAAAGATTCACAAGTTGAATCAGCGGACTAGATGGTGATCCAGCCAAGTGATGCTGTTGAGAAAATTGTTTCGTCAGAGCACGGCCAACATAGGAACACTCTGTGGAAAAGGGGACGCTACAGCAAAAGAGTGAAGTCGATTATTCGAAAGGAGATTGGATTTGTCGACAACCGTACGTCGGACGCGGTGGCCGGCAGGCAGTCGTGGCGATCGAATGCTCTGGGACCAAACCTTGGACCGCCGGAGCGAACTCAAGACTGGATAAAACTTGGAGGCAAGGTCACGGAAGACGAACTGTCAGCTTCAATGGTTCTTCATATTAGGCCGTAGACTCATAACGATCTGATCCAAATTCTTGCTGCTGCCAATTTGACAGCGGCGAGAAAGTTCAATGGGTCTTTGTCGTAACGGGTTGCGATGCCTCTGAACTGTTTGAGTTTGCTGAAGAAACGCTCAACGAGATTGCGCTGTCGGTAAACCCATTGGCTGAAAGGGAAGCTTCCCTTCCGATTGCTCTTGGCAGGAATATTGGCCCATGCCTGCCTTTGCTTTGCAAATGCTCTGATCGCGTTGGTATCGTAGGCCTTGTCCGCCAGCAGGATCGCACCCTTGGAGATTGTCTGTAACAATGGTTCTGCCATGCGACCATCATGGGTTTGACCGGCTGTGAGTGCGAGACGGATCGGTCGGCCATCGGCATCGACAACGGCGTGGATTTTGGTGGTCAAGCCGCCACGGGAACGTCCCATGCAGCCATCGTGTTGATCCCCCTTTTTCCCGTGGCCGCATGTTGATGAACACGGACACAGGAGCTGTCGATCATAACGATATCGCCGTCGAAAGCCTTGGAAATCTCGCCCAGAACATGATCCCAGACACCCGCCTTTCGCCATCGCACGAACCGGTTGTAGCAGGTTGTATATGGACCATATCGATCAGGAACGTCTGCCCAGGGTGAACCTGTCCGAAACCGCCACAAGATGCCGTTGATCACCCGCCGGTCGTCAACCCGTGGCACCCCACGCGGCTTGTTGGGCAACAAGGGCTGGATGACAGTCCATTCGAAATCGGTGAGATCAAACCGGCGACGGGTCATGAGAGGCCTCCAAATCAAGGCCTCAGTGAATCAAAATCAGGCCGATTTGCAAACCCGGTTTATGAGTGTGCGGCCTAGTCCGTCAGACGCAGTTCGTCGCCGCGGATCTGGATGCTGTCTAGCGTCGAGAGAAAACTCATACCAAGCAGGCTGCCGTCCATTCGGCCCGGCTGGGTGATCAGGGCGCGGACATTTTCCCGGATCACGGGGCCGATGG
It encodes the following:
- a CDS encoding Y-family DNA polymerase yields the protein MTRVVSIYLPDLPTDRIRRADPTIPVEQAIAMIARTGSKRWVSAVDAAAKKAGVRVGMQAAKAQALFQGLLMIDADPVADALALERITLWVLAQYSPIVAIDAPNGIVMDTEGADHLQGGELAMLTGIANRFRGRGLTVRIAIADTWGAAHACARAISQEVMIVPRSETARAVQRLPVSLLRLPKKIVNDLRTLGFRTIGELSATPRAPLTLRFGPDIARRLDQIFGRLNEPIDPIRSPERIEVSRAFQEPIGAAETINKYVGRLVGELCNELHRQGLGGRRLDLIVHRVDNTTQALRVGTAKAARDVAWLTKLFRDRTEKIDPGFGIEKLTLVAIMAEPLEETQRSSGLVEEESADITPLIDLFGNRGQRVYRFAPVASDVPERSVQRIAAVAEDVTISWSHHWPRPVRLLAHPELVEVIALMPDHPPVSVTWRGKRRKVKRADGPERIFGEWWQRTSEWAAVRDYFIIEDEAGVRLWVFRAGDGVDGETGSHKWFVQGIFA
- a CDS encoding ImuA family protein, producing the protein MTATREHAIADLRDRIASLEGGFSKQSGSLPFDLDEIDATLPGGGLARGALHEFAGGGADTVDGAAAALFAAGIAARTKGKIVWCLTRPDLFFPALAQVGLDANRVIFVEGDTEKDVLASMEEALSYGGLGAVVGELVRLPMLASRRLQLAAEKKGTLALVVRRWRRQTEANDYGQPTASTTRWRVSVLPSQELPVPGVGRATWLLELMRSRAGECAEFIVGACDDQGRIDLSSRSADGSHSSRRSHHSG
- a CDS encoding IS5-like element IS869 family transposase (programmed frameshift); the protein is MTRRRFDLTDFEWTVIQPLLPNKPRGVPRVDDRRVINGILWRFRTGSPWADVPDRYGPYTTCYNRFVRWRKAGVWDHVLGEISKAFDGDIVMIDSSCVRVHQHAANGKKGDQHDGCMGRSRGGLTTKIHAVVDADGRPIRLALTAGQTHDGRMAEPLLQTISKGAILLADKAYDTNAIRAFAKQRQAWANIPAKSNRKGSFPFSQWVYRQRNLVERFFSKLKQFRGIATRYDKDPLNFLAAVKLAAARIWIRSL